One genomic region from Lates calcarifer isolate ASB-BC8 linkage group LG10, TLL_Latcal_v3, whole genome shotgun sequence encodes:
- the tspan33b gene encoding tetraspanin-33b encodes MDRKLNLNRAETFSFVNPWIRYFLFFFSFLFWVFSLLIVAIGVYAKVQKATDTVRDTFLIDPAVILIVVGVVMFFITFCGCIGALRENIRLLKTFSFSLTLVFLTQLAIAILGFFYSDQTRDALGKFVKKAIVHYRDDLDLQNLMDYIQKEFKCCGWNNYTDWSWNLYFNCTHNNPSSERCSVPYSCCTPVPGEAVINTMCGFGVQTQNFLEANKSIYPVGCADRAVRWIESHLLLVGALALGLALPQIAGIVLSQILISQIQDEITSVL; translated from the exons ATGGACAGGAAACTGAATCTAAACCGAGCTGAGACGTTCTCCTTCGTCAACCCCTGGATCagatattttctcttcttcttcagcttcttATTTTGG gTTTTCTCCTTGTTGATTGTGGCAATTGGGGTGTATGCTAAAGTCCAGAAAGCTACAG ACACAGTGCGGGACACGTTCCTGATCGACCCAGCTGTCATCCTAATTGTGGTGGGGGTGGTCATGTTCTTCATTACTTTCTGCGGTTGCATTGGAGCCCTCCGAGAGAACATTCGCCTCCTCAAGACA TTCTCCTTCAGCCTGACACTGGTTTTCCTGACCCAGCTAGCCATAGCAATTCTGGGTTTCTTCTACTCCGATCAG ACTCGGGATGCTTTGGGAAAGTTTGTGAAGAAAGCCATCGTGCACTATAGGGATGACCTGGATCTGCAGAACCTGATGGATTACATCCAGAAAGAG TTCAAGTGTTGTGGGTGGAACAACTACACAGACTGGTCTTGGAACCTGTATTTTAATTGTACACATAACAACCCCAGCTCTGAGCGTTGTTCTGTACCTTACTCCTGCTGCACTCCTGTTCCTGGAGAg GCAGTGATTAACACCATGTGCGGTTTtggggttcaaacccagaacttCCTGGAGGCAAACAAGTCAATCTACCCAGTAGGCTGTGCAGACAGGGCAGTGAGGTGGATCGAGTCTCATCTGTTGCTGGTGGGGGCTCTCGCCCTGGGACTGGCCTTGCCTCAG ATTGCAGGGATTGTGCTGTCCCAGATCCTGATCTCTCAGATCCAAGATGAGATTACCTCAGTGTTGTGA